CTTGCAACATTCGGTAGGTATAGGGTAGGCGGTTGAGCCATTTTCCGGCCACACGGAAACGCCTGGTTTCGATGGTGTCGTCGCCATAAGGCGTGATATTTAGTATCGCCTCACGCCTCGCGATTCCGCGTTCTGTTGCTGTCTCGATGAATTGGTCATTGAGAATGTTGTTAATTTCCTGCCTCAGATCGTTGAGCTCCACATCTTCCGTATCAGCGACCAAACCGAATTCCCGTAGCTGCGCTAAAAATTCAGGCCAATACTCGCCAATCTTAGCCATTGATCATCACCTGCCCTAGAACTGGAACTTCGTCCGACGCAAGCGTCACATTCGCAGCGACGCCGTTCAGTTTTGTTCCGGTTACGTCCAGTACACCAGGAACGTCCAAAATACGCGCGTCGATCAGCGCGACACGTACGATGGTTTGGTTTGTGTCCTGCCACGATTTGCGCAGTTCATCAAGATAAGCCTCGATCTTGGCAGTCACATCAGGCATTACACTGGCGGTTGTGTATCCTGTGTCAAGCGTCAGCGTCGTCTCCACATTGATTGAAACCCCAGCAGCGCTCTCCACCGTCACCACATGGCCGATCGGCGCAATGCCGTAGCCCTCGCCTTGTGGCGGCGGGTCCATATCATTTTGTACCCGATCCACCAGTCCGGAATCAGCAGGAAGGTAATTGGCCCCAAGAATGACGAGTTTCACCGTACCAGGACCGTTCCAAACGGGGTATACTTTGACCGCCATTACGCCCTCAATGGCCAGGGTTTTACTCTTGTAGTCGGCGATATTTCCGCCGAAGGCTTGCCCACGCAAGTTATCAAAATACCTCCTTCGCAAACTCTCGTCGTCCTCTTCCTCTGCGCCACGTTCGATGATGTCGGCCACCACAGCCTTGCTAAGACCGTTGATGTAGTCGATCGGCAGCATGTCGCCGCTGGGGACGTTTCCAACCTCACCAGCTGTTTCACATTCGAGCACAAAATCGCCAACGGCAAGCTTTTCAACCGCGACAAAGATCACATCATCGATGCGGAATCGAGAGCCGATCGGCACGTCCATCAGTGCGTTATTGCCGTCGTAAAAGAACCCGCGCCTCCGCGCTTTGGTAGCCGGCTTGCGGGAGATGCCAATCTCCGCCGCGCGGCGGGTCAGATACTCGCCGCTGGACGTGTCGGCGAAAGTCAGGCGCATGTTCGTGTCGAGTTCGATGTACATTTGTGCGAGTTCCGCTGCCGCCGGTGCCAGTGCATCGTAAATGATACTTCCCTCTCGTTTGTCGACGTCCGCCGGAACTCGATTCAGCATCCGTTGCAGGATTGCTTCGTAGGTCTGCGCCTCATACATGTGCCGTCACCTCCTTATGGAATGATCCGAACGACGATACGACGGTAAACCGAACCGCTACCGTATCCCCGACGATATCGATCTGAAAGTCCATCACGTCCTCAATTCGGTCATCCTGTGTTAGTGCCTCTCGAATTCTCCTGCGCAATTCAGACTGAACAAACATGAAATTCTGGCCGATGAGTCCATTCAATTCAACTCCGTAATCGGCATCATAGATCAGGTGCCGGAAACGTTCCGTCTGCAGAATCTTCGCCACAGCCTGCTGAACCGCATCAAGCCCGTCGATCATTCCTGCCACGCGCCCATGGTCGAAATCCAATCTCCATGTGCGTGAGGGCTGTTCGACGGTCTGTGTATTCTGATTGTCGATGCTTCCACCGGTCGGAATCATCCGTTCACCACCTTATCCAAGATCAAATATTTCTGGCCACCCTGGATTCTGAGTAGTACCACCTTATCACCCGCTTGTAGGTACTTAGCCGTGTTTGTCTGCATCAAAAAATCCTCCGAGAGAGTGAAACGCTGATCCACGTTCACCTCCAGAGGATTGGTTTTTGTAACGGCCCCGAACATCACAGCAACGGGTTGGCCGGCTTCCAATGCGTCAAGAGCAGCCTGTTTGATAATGTTCAACATATCAAATCACCTTCAATGTCAAGCTCATCGTATGATCTTCTCCGTCGAACTTATGGGTCACTTCATCCACCATCATGGGTTGATTGATTCCGAGCGATTCAATGACGACCGGTAGATATATGCCGGCACGGACCCGAATGTCTCCGATGGCTTCGATTTTTAGGCTCTTTTGCTCTCGGTTTTTGAGCCGTGTCAGCTGTGTCAGAAGTTCGTTGATTTGAGCTGCGTTTTTCTCCTCGTCCACACTCTCATACAGCTGCAGCACGCCCCACCGGGCGATATTGGCACTGTCCTGCGCCATGTACACCTCGCGCTTGCCGGTTTCCTTTTTGTACAGCTTGATCCGGTTGTATGTGTCTTGGTCGATGTCCCGGGAATGTTCGAAACCGGTCATCAAGCTACCGTCACCGATATAGAAACCGGCCTCGAACGACCTCACATCCCGAAGCGACAAGGCGCCGAAGTCGTCGAAGAACACGAAAAACCTCCCCGTAGCCGACATGGTGAGCGTGTTGGCTTTTTCGATGATGTCCAACAGTGTCTGGCCATCCTCGACCATGGATGGGATCCGGTGCCCTGTGTCGTCGATCAAACCGACTTTCAGGTTGAAATCCGCAGCGATCTTTCGGATGACATCGCCGGTCGTGACACCCTTGAAGACGTACGTGCTTTTGTTAAGCAGATACCGAACCTGGTCGTATGCCTTGACGCTGATCTCGGCATCTTGGTTTATCTTGACGCTGAACACGTACCCGTAGAACACATTCGCGCCGTCTTTCCGCACGCGAGCGATATCACCGTTGTTTACCGCGAACGCTCGATCCTGATAGATGCCGCTGTTGATGATGGTGAACTCCACGCTTGCCGGACGGCCGACGCGAGTGGTTGTCCAAGTCAGGTCTTTGGCGATCTGCGACAGATCCCACACGTTGCCGTTTTTATTGTCGAGCAGAATTTCAAGCATATGCCTTCCCGCCTTCTGTCGGCAGCTTCAGCACCATCCCAACCGGCAGCTTTTTCAGCTGCGCGTCGCTCAACCCATTCAGTCGCTGAATCTCGCGCCACCTGGAGCCGTCACCAAGTACCTTTTGCGCGACTTTCCAGAGGTTGTCCCCGGGTGCCAGCGTGTACGTCTTGGGCGGCACGCGCTCATCCGGGCGCTTTGGTTTCGGCTTCTGCACCGTCGTCCCGCCGCCAACCTGCTGGGCCACCTGCACCTTCCTGGCGGCATAGAACCGGTATTCTCTCAGCCGCAGTGAAAACGAAATGTCTCCGGGGCTGCCGGCGACCTCTTTCCATTCGAACCCTTCAATGCTGGCAGGTGTGTTGACTTCCATCGTGGATGTGACGGCCACAAACCGGATCGGGCGCTTGGTTTCCCACCAACGCATGATGTAGTCGATATATACCTTCGGCTCAAGGACAATCGAGGCTGTGACGAACGGATATCGCTGAGCCGGGAATATACTTTCAATCGTGTATCCTGCTAGCTCGCGGTCCTTGATGACATTGATTTTGCCGAGCCCGAAAACGTCATGCCCAACATCGTCCCCGCGAATGCTGGGACCGATTTCACCGGGGAGGACTGGAAGCTCAAAACCTTCCTCCTGGTTGTTCCAACTGAGCCAAATACCGTATCGGTCAGCCAAGGCCGTACACCCCCCGGGCTGAAGATGCAATCTGCTCAGTCAGCGACCTTTCAATGCGTGCTATAATCTCGTCGATATCGCTTTTCTTGTTCACGGGTCCGGTATGAACCGTCACCGTAGGAGTCAGTGAAACAAAATTTTGGATGCTCTTCATTTCTGCCAGTTCCCGCATCATTTTTAGGTCTTCGCTAGAAATGTCCACGGTGTCGCGGATTTTGCCTACTTCATCGACTTTGCCGATGTCTGGTTTTGTCTGCCACTTGGAAAAGTCATAGCCTTTCGCCTGTGCGGCCTGTTTCTCTGCTACTTGTTTCGCGCGTTCTGCTGCGCGATTAGCCAAGAAGTCTTTCACTTTCTGTTCCCGTTCCGCCGCTTTTGCCGCTGCAGAACTAATTTTTTCAGCCAGATTCTTATCCATCGCCTGCCGGCGCGCCTCTAATGCTAAGGCTTCTTTAGCAGCGTAACTCACATGACCGATCGTTTCCAAACTTACACCAGGTATCTTATTTAACTGTTCAATCATCCAGTTAATCCCGTCGATAACGGTGTTCGTCATTGAATCGACGAGCTTTACTATCTCTAAGTCAACCCAAGCCAGTGCTTCAAAAATACCTTTACCGACTTTATCAAAAAAGATTGGAACCTGGTCGAAAAAGTTTAAAATCGTATTCCATGTCCGCATAAGTCCTGCGGCGAATTGATCATTTGTATTCCAAAGATTAATTAGCCACATCGCCAAAGCAACGATCGCAGAGATAAGCAAAACAAAGACATTTGCTTTTTGGACTGCGTTCAGCGTCGCCCAAGCAGCTGTTAAACCTTCCGTCGCGAAGGTTAGATAAAATACTGCTGCTGTAACTGCCGCTGTTCTAATAGCGAGCAACCCCTGAGAAATGGCCTGTAGTTTGGTTATAAAAAACCAAGCTCCAAAAGCACCCACAATTCCCCAAACTATAGGTTCGATGGTTGGCCAATTTGAAGTTATAAAATTAAAAATATCGCCTACCACGTTCAGAAGCCAAACTGCAGCGACGGCTGCAGCAGCCATGGCTTTTCCCACTCCTTCAATTCCGCTAGCCATTTTAGGATCATTGAGCATTCGGCTTATTTGTTGTATTGCCGGACCAAATGCTTGAAGCGCAGAATTTTTAAGCTGATTCATAACATCCCCAAACGTCATCGGCATCGTTGCAAATTTTTTATTGATGTCATCTGCAGCATTAAACATTGCTGCTTTTATAATGTCCGCTGTAATTACGCCTTCTGCCGACATTGTTTTCAAATCGCCCATAGACTTCCCAGTAACATCTGCAATGGCTTGGGCAAGTCTCGGGGCAGCTTCCATAATCGTCCGGAACTCATCGCCTTGAAGCCTTCCTGCGGCCATTGCTTGCGACAATTGATACATTGCAGATTGCTGTTCTATGGTCGACGCACCACCAACTCGGAAAGCTTTTTGCATGAGTTCCGTAAAGGCGATCAGCTCGTCATTGCTACTGAACACCTTTCCTGCAAGAACGCCCATCCGCCCGATTACTCCTGCCATGTCGGTGTAGCTTCCTCGAGCACGATTGGCAGCAGCAAAGATTTTGTCCTGCAATTGTGCGGTTGTTTGTAATCCATCATTGATCAAATTAAGCCTAGCCAAAGAGTTCACATATTCATCACTAATGTTAGCGACAGCTCGTATACCTTGGAGAGAAAAGTAAGTCGCTGCGATACCTTTGATTGATCTCAGTAATCCACCCGCTCCGCTTTCTCCTAATTTCAATGATTGATTAAATTGCTTCTGCGCCTTATCTGCTTGCTCGATCTGGCGATTAATTTCAGCCGTGGCAGAAGCAATCTCCCTCTGTGAAGCCGCCAACAATCGATCTACATTCGTATTTCGTTCAGTGACGTTCTGCATCTGCTCGAACGCCCTGATCATCAGATTCATGCTGTTCATAATGGATTTAAGCGGTCCACTCATACCATCCATCATTTTAATTGTGGAGGAAATTGTTGGCATTCTATATACCTCCATTTTCTTATTAAATTTGATAAAAAATCGCCCTCAATATTGAGAGCGCGAGGATTTTCTTTATTAAGTTTTTATTTCACTTTTTTATCGATTGATTCAAGATCAGCAATCATCCGATCTTTTTTCGTAGCAATTTCTTCTTCCGTCAAGCCAATTTTATTCAATAATACAATTCTATTTTTTGCTATTATCGTTGCAGCTTCTTTCGCCCTATTAATATTCTCTCTAGCATTCGATAAATCTTTTGTAGCGTTTGAATCTAAATATTTCATCAAGCTATCGACCGCACTTTGATCAGCAAGAGCAAACACTTCAAATGTAGAAAGATATTCTTTTTCATCGTCCGTTTTCCCATAATTAAAACTTATAGACATCTGTCCAAACCATTCTTTTGCGTTTTTACAGTAATCATAAAAATCTAATTCAGACATACTTCCTTCGGAAAATGCGTTCGTAGCTTTCATTAGATAACCATGAGCTTCATATAATTTTAAATAGTCGTTCCAAGCTTTTTCATCGAATTCAAGACCTTGCTTTTTTAAATCCTCTGAATTTACATTTACGACCGCCTTTTTATTCCCGTTATTATCTAGATTATTAACTGGCGATGATTCATTTTCACTTACAAAAATTCCAACAATCAAAAAGATCGACGAAGCAATAAAAGAATACAAAACGAATTTCCCGTTTTTTCTCCTGACTAGCCAATAAATTAGACCACCGATGAACAACACTCCGAAAATGAACCATAAAAACATAAATAAATAAAACAATAGAAAGCCCTCCCGCGCAAATTTTGGTAACATTTTACCACATTCTGTGCAGGAAGGCTATCTTCTTTTTGCTTTCCGCTCGGCCTTCGCTGCCTCTTTCTTCTCTGCTTCGATGCGGATATCAATAGCAGCCATGATAAAGGCTTTCTCCTCCCGCGGCAAGTTGACAAACTGTCCCGGGAGAATGCGCAGTTTGTGGAGGGCGTAATACGCATAGTTAGCCTCCGCGTCGCCCTCTTTAATCAGTTTTTTGCTTCCTCGACGAGCGCCTCCATATCAATGTCAAAGCCACTTAGCTCCTGAATTTTGTTAACAAGCGTCGCGATCTCGCCAGAAAGGAGCACCTTGTTTAAATACTCATCCGGTGTAGCACAGCCGAGCTTCTTGATACTATCCGCATCCTTGAAGTCTGGATCCAGCGTATGCTCGATCACGACAGCCGTGTTAAAACCCTGCGCGTCAAATTCGACCTTACGGCCCTTTCCGACGCGCGTGTATCGCTTCCGCAGCTCATCAAAGGTTTGGTTCGTCATCGCCTTGATCTTGAATTTAAGGATATTTCCGTCCTTATCTTTGAACCTAGGCGAAACGACGACCTCATCGGTCAAATTATCGACCGGATGAGAATTGAGAAAATCCTGTAACGTGCTCATATTTTACCTCCTTAAAAGGCGCCTGGATTAGGCGCCCGTAATGGTGTTGAATTGGTCCAACAGATCCGCATCGCTGAACGTAAACGGCAATTCCTCTTCGAGCATATCGTCACTTGTTGCATCAAATTTAGCGATCGTAACACTGTCTAGGTTGCATCCTCTTAACAGCACAGTCTGTTTGCCTGTACTAGATTGAGGATCCTCATTAACAATTTGAAGATCAAACCAAAAATCACGACCTGTTTTAACGTACTCCACCATTAATTGACGGAAGATAGAAGTTACGTAGTAAATGGTCAGCGTACCAGATCCCTTCCACCCAGCTGACCGTTGCGGCGTATTGGTTTTACCCAGCACCGGCACGTCGACTTTGTTCTTTTCGATCGTCGCCTCTAAAGAGCGGGCATAAAACAGCTCCTCAACGCGCCCGTTAATTGTTGCGTAAGCCCTTGCCTGTTTCCCGCTGATTGCGTCGCCTTCACGGAAAAACACTCTGCATCACCCCTTACCGGACCGTCACGGTCATATAGATTTTCTCGATGGAGTCAATCGGCTGTACCCACTGATTCACCACAACCGCATCAACATCTGCCCCCGGGAGAACCTCAAGATCCGTCTGCGGATCGAAGTTTTGCACCGCGCCGATGTTCTGGTACTGATTGGTGATGTTGATGATTTCGGACTTAAACAGGTTACGGCCGTCATCGTTGTTCGCCACCTTGCCAATGTAGGATTGGCTGAACACCCGCATATAGTCATTGGCCAAACCATCCAGCACCCGAATAACGCGGTTTTTGCTGAATGCCTTACCTTTCGTCGGAGTGAACGTGTGCAACGTGTTGATATCCTGCTCAACAATGGCCCTGCCGTCCATCGCTGTGAACAGGAATTCGCCATTTTGCAGGGCCGCAATAATCTGGCTATTGGTGTACTTCGGCGCCACGTCTACCGCACCGTCATAAGCGTCATATGTGAGCGACTGGTTCGGCGCGGCCCCGGCCGTCGCCCCGGCCACCCACGCGACCGCCTGCGATGCAGTAAGCGTTGTCCCGTCTGTCAGCACAACGCCGTTTTTCACCGAAATGACTCCCTCATAGTCAGCCAACGGGTAGTTTTCCATGACGACTTGAATCTTCTTTCCTTCAGTATCCCGGAGCCGCTTTGCAAACGATACGAACACGTCTTTGGTCATCGCATCCGTCGCCGTCAAGCCGATGGTGTTGAAGTCGTGGACTTCGATAGCGGCAAGGTAATCCAGGTAGTCCTGCGCCGTTACACTACCGTCTGCCCCACCGGTTAGCGGTGCCCCGGCGGTTGTCGTGAGAGACCCGGTTCCGCTAAAATCGACCCAAGTATTCGACTTCAGTTCTTCAATGGTTGCAACGGTCTGCAGATCAACTTCCTGCCCGGAGACGAGCGTCTTCACGTCAAACTTAGCCGGATCGTCAATGTTCGACTGAACGATAATGCTGGCATCGTTCCCCCGTACACCGCCATGTTTGGCCGTCACAGTCAAATTTGTTCCAATCGTGGCCGTCGCCTTTGTTCCTGTGTTGAGCCTGTACAAGAGCAGTGTCCGGGCCCGTTTCAGCGCTTCCCGAACCAGGAGCAACTGCGGCTCCGTAATCGGATAGCCGAGTGTGTCAAACGTGTCCGCGCCGGCCTCGACCGCGATTACCTGCTTAGCGGGACCCCAGGAGAGCGGCAAGGGTAGGCTTACGAAGCCGCGCTCGCCGAGTGTCCCTAAAGGTTTGGCTTCTCCTACAAAGTTGATATACACACCAGGGCGTACCTTGTTTTGAACTGTCCACGTTCCACCTGCGGGC
The DNA window shown above is from Thermicanus aegyptius DSM 12793 and carries:
- a CDS encoding putative phage tail protein, whose amino-acid sequence is MAKIGEYWPEFLAQLREFGLVADTEDVELNDLRQEINNILNDQFIETATERGIARREAILNITPYGDDTIETRRFRVAGKWLNRLPYTYRMLQDRLDALLGPGKYVIELHKEPYTLRVLIELTVKRQFDAAQGMLREVVPANLRLIVELRYNQHITIGQLTHGALAAYRHIDIREEVLPV
- a CDS encoding baseplate J/gp47 family protein yields the protein MYEAQTYEAILQRMLNRVPADVDKREGSIIYDALAPAAAELAQMYIELDTNMRLTFADTSSGEYLTRRAAEIGISRKPATKARRRGFFYDGNNALMDVPIGSRFRIDDVIFVAVEKLAVGDFVLECETAGEVGNVPSGDMLPIDYINGLSKAVVADIIERGAEEEDDESLRRRYFDNLRGQAFGGNIADYKSKTLAIEGVMAVKVYPVWNGPGTVKLVILGANYLPADSGLVDRVQNDMDPPPQGEGYGIAPIGHVVTVESAAGVSINVETTLTLDTGYTTASVMPDVTAKIEAYLDELRKSWQDTNQTIVRVALIDARILDVPGVLDVTGTKLNGVAANVTLASDEVPVLGQVMING
- a CDS encoding DUF2634 domain-containing protein codes for the protein MIPTGGSIDNQNTQTVEQPSRTWRLDFDHGRVAGMIDGLDAVQQAVAKILQTERFRHLIYDADYGVELNGLIGQNFMFVQSELRRRIREALTQDDRIEDVMDFQIDIVGDTVAVRFTVVSSFGSFHKEVTAHV
- a CDS encoding DUF2577 domain-containing protein → MLNIIKQAALDALEAGQPVAVMFGAVTKTNPLEVNVDQRFTLSEDFLMQTNTAKYLQAGDKVVLLRIQGGQKYLILDKVVNG
- a CDS encoding XkdQ/YqbQ family protein; its protein translation is MLEILLDNKNGNVWDLSQIAKDLTWTTTRVGRPASVEFTIINSGIYQDRAFAVNNGDIARVRKDGANVFYGYVFSVKINQDAEISVKAYDQVRYLLNKSTYVFKGVTTGDVIRKIAADFNLKVGLIDDTGHRIPSMVEDGQTLLDIIEKANTLTMSATGRFFVFFDDFGALSLRDVRSFEAGFYIGDGSLMTGFEHSRDIDQDTYNRIKLYKKETGKREVYMAQDSANIARWGVLQLYESVDEEKNAAQINELLTQLTRLKNREQKSLKIEAIGDIRVRAGIYLPVVIESLGINQPMMVDEVTHKFDGEDHTMSLTLKVI
- a CDS encoding LysM peptidoglycan-binding domain-containing protein; this translates as MADRYGIWLSWNNQEEGFELPVLPGEIGPSIRGDDVGHDVFGLGKINVIKDRELAGYTIESIFPAQRYPFVTASIVLEPKVYIDYIMRWWETKRPIRFVAVTSTMEVNTPASIEGFEWKEVAGSPGDISFSLRLREYRFYAARKVQVAQQVGGGTTVQKPKPKRPDERVPPKTYTLAPGDNLWKVAQKVLGDGSRWREIQRLNGLSDAQLKKLPVGMVLKLPTEGGKAYA
- a CDS encoding tape measure protein codes for the protein MPTISSTIKMMDGMSGPLKSIMNSMNLMIRAFEQMQNVTERNTNVDRLLAASQREIASATAEINRQIEQADKAQKQFNQSLKLGESGAGGLLRSIKGIAATYFSLQGIRAVANISDEYVNSLARLNLINDGLQTTAQLQDKIFAAANRARGSYTDMAGVIGRMGVLAGKVFSSNDELIAFTELMQKAFRVGGASTIEQQSAMYQLSQAMAAGRLQGDEFRTIMEAAPRLAQAIADVTGKSMGDLKTMSAEGVITADIIKAAMFNAADDINKKFATMPMTFGDVMNQLKNSALQAFGPAIQQISRMLNDPKMASGIEGVGKAMAAAAVAAVWLLNVVGDIFNFITSNWPTIEPIVWGIVGAFGAWFFITKLQAISQGLLAIRTAAVTAAVFYLTFATEGLTAAWATLNAVQKANVFVLLISAIVALAMWLINLWNTNDQFAAGLMRTWNTILNFFDQVPIFFDKVGKGIFEALAWVDLEIVKLVDSMTNTVIDGINWMIEQLNKIPGVSLETIGHVSYAAKEALALEARRQAMDKNLAEKISSAAAKAAEREQKVKDFLANRAAERAKQVAEKQAAQAKGYDFSKWQTKPDIGKVDEVGKIRDTVDISSEDLKMMRELAEMKSIQNFVSLTPTVTVHTGPVNKKSDIDEIIARIERSLTEQIASSARGVYGLG
- a CDS encoding phage tail assembly chaperone; the protein is MSTLQDFLNSHPVDNLTDEVVVSPRFKDKDGNILKFKIKAMTNQTFDELRKRYTRVGKGRKVEFDAQGFNTAVVIEHTLDPDFKDADSIKKLGCATPDEYLNKVLLSGEIATLVNKIQELSGFDIDMEALVEEAKN
- a CDS encoding phage tail tube protein; protein product: MFFREGDAISGKQARAYATINGRVEELFYARSLEATIEKNKVDVPVLGKTNTPQRSAGWKGSGTLTIYYVTSIFRQLMVEYVKTGRDFWFDLQIVNEDPQSSTGKQTVLLRGCNLDSVTIAKFDATSDDMLEEELPFTFSDADLLDQFNTITGA
- a CDS encoding phage tail sheath family protein, with product MPAGGTWTVQNKVRPGVYINFVGEAKPLGTLGERGFVSLPLPLSWGPAKQVIAVEAGADTFDTLGYPITEPQLLLVREALKRARTLLLYRLNTGTKATATIGTNLTVTAKHGGVRGNDASIIVQSNIDDPAKFDVKTLVSGQEVDLQTVATIEELKSNTWVDFSGTGSLTTTAGAPLTGGADGSVTAQDYLDYLAAIEVHDFNTIGLTATDAMTKDVFVSFAKRLRDTEGKKIQVVMENYPLADYEGVISVKNGVVLTDGTTLTASQAVAWVAGATAGAAPNQSLTYDAYDGAVDVAPKYTNSQIIAALQNGEFLFTAMDGRAIVEQDINTLHTFTPTKGKAFSKNRVIRVLDGLANDYMRVFSQSYIGKVANNDDGRNLFKSEIINITNQYQNIGAVQNFDPQTDLEVLPGADVDAVVVNQWVQPIDSIEKIYMTVTVR